The following nucleotide sequence is from Acyrthosiphon pisum isolate AL4f chromosome A2, pea_aphid_22Mar2018_4r6ur, whole genome shotgun sequence.
ACTCAGAACGTTAATTGCTTTatactcaaatataatatatatctacctatatctattgaattctatcaatattttattaattgatctAATAATTCCTTTGTTTAAAACTATCGGCAGTCCACAACAAACAGTCTTATGGGTACGTGATAAAATTCCTTGTAATTTTGGAAAATGTCTACTTTCTGAACTTTTCCGAACCCACGTTTTTATACCAAAGTAAATTCatctataaatatctaaaacGCATAATCGACAATATTGTATTCTTGTATATGTCCTTATCTGCACAGTCCTGTATTTCGTATAAGTCCGTGTCTTAATACAACATTCAAATACCTATTcaaagcttatattataatacatgtgtgtgtgttttttaataatacaatcacTTTTCCATGAACCATTTTCGATGGGTGATTGTGgcgggtaaaaataatattattgaaacccATTATAATCTTACTCAAAttcaatcaatatattatatctatgttgtaaaaaatactttaagataattatttcctatgcgtataataataatatcacaaaattGTCTATAAGTATTTCAGATTTGAGACAAATCTAtaggtttatttatatatttgttgagTACTTTTTGGAATAACCTAAAAGCTAAAAGAAACGGTAGACGCCATGATTTCATTTTAAGATTTCTCAAATGTCCTGGTAGTTTTCGAGTAAACCGCCGGAAAAACCAAAAACATTACGTAAACCAAATGGATctgttttgaattatatatatatatatgaacccAGTTTACCACGGAATGTTCTCCGTGAATACTTTTGAAGTTATAACAACCGTTATGGCGCCCacgttaaaaataacaataattcacCACTATCCCTCGCCGATATAATCAAAACTTAGCGAGGGATACTAAGATGAAAACTGTAAGACCATACAGTGCAGCCTtacagcataatatttaaaatgcattggCCGGACAGTTTTCGTTTAACCCactagaaaaatgtaataattttgtttaaacagAATTTTTCTCTGGTGTCAGAAACAACAGTTTCAAACTAACACACACTATTTACCCAAGAATCACGGAACCACAATTTGCCACGACAATAATCACAAGACTTCGGCTCTGGTATTTCGCTCTTGTTCCAATTAGTAgtctagttataataattgttatctcAGAACTACAGCTGCCGCCACAAGACATGCCTGACACAAGCCGGCCTGTACCcgtattaattttacttaaatgcTCACGTGGTAAAATATAGTCACTgacatagtattatacatagtttAGTGTTCAAAAGCACGTGGGTTATACCTACGTCACGacgcgtacattataataattattacagtcgtatagttataataaattacccaAAGCTCGTccgattttatttctattttaatctCAATCCGAGAAAATGTACATTAACTTAGGCAGGTACAAATGAAATATTGTTAGGGCacatacgataaaatatataataatatcatacgatAGACGATCACTATCCTCCGTGGTTTTAAAGtcgtaaaaacataaaattacaaaagaGACATCTATTATGACGATGGTCTGAACATACGTAACGACGTCTTGTCTTCGTGGTACCGTCATCGACGGACGTGGCCATTTTCGTACgttttatttcattgatttaataattgaattaggTACGTGttttaccaacatttttattGGTGGCAAtcgccaatatattatatgatttacgAGTAAAGTGTACCAAcaacttaaataaatgtaatccGGTTAGTTTAATTCTCGTACAGATCGATATCTGCTGTTTTTTTCGAAACTGAACGACATAAAAGTCAGTctgaattttcataataaaagccCCCAAAAGCATGCAACTCAAATAGGTGCTCATATAATTAAAGTTTCGACAGAGTACAACTGACAAATAACAAtgcttaaaactaaaatatgagaaatatttttaaaatgtccaatGTCGTACTTACACACAGCCATACAGAACTGTGACATTACATTCATtcgaattatttaaaacacgTGCATAACAGACGGCAATTGCGATTTCAGCTTGACAAAAAAGGGTGGTAGGCTTATAATAATGATTGGagatcagggcttgaaaccgaaaatatttattccaatttcgatttcgatttcggtttcggatatctgcatttatttttttcgattttgtttttggttttggtaTCGATCTcggtttttaactgttttaatcgGTATTCAAAACAGGTATCCAATATTTGTTTCAAGCCCTGGTATaagtaatatgtttatattctcCCCGTTGGAAGAAAAAACGACGTGTTGTCTgacacgaaaataataatacctatttatttattatcgtttGTTATAACGTTGCGTTTCGCGTTTCAGAAGCGGAAGGGCACCACCAACCGCGTACAACGATCAACGTCCACAACGCGGAGCAAGACCACCCGCACCACCCGCAGCACCGGCAACAACACGACCGGCCGGAATAGCACCCACCGGCGGGAAAACCACCACGCACGATGTGACCGCCGTTCGGGGGGCGGACGGCCACCATGGACCCGCAGATGTGGTGGTACGACACGGGATTTGTACCAGGTGGTGCGCAGATAGCTGCAGTTGTCGGTAACAGCACGTGCGGCGGAGGCGTCGGCGGCGGTGTCGGTGTCGAcggtgacggcggcggcggcaacaACAATAGCAGCGGCGGCGTCGGCGCAGTAGCGGCCGGTGCAGTCGGTTGCGCAATCGGACCGGACAACAAGACGGCGCACACGGTGGCCGGAGACGGGACGGCCGCaatcggcggcggtggcggcgacctcgtcggcggcggcgggacGGCGGAAGATGTGGCCGCGGCCGTGGGCCCGGTGCTCGTCATCAAGACGGTGGCCATGTGCTCGATAATATTGTGCGCGGTGCTGGGAAACGCTCTGGTGGTGATCAGCGTGGTGCGGCACCGGAAGCTCCGCATACTCACCAACTACTACGTCGTGTCGCTGGCGTTCGCCGACTTCCTGGTGGCGCTGTGCGCCATGTCGTTCAACGCCAGCGTCGAGATCACCGGAAAGTGGATGTTCGGATACGTCATGTGCGACGTTTGGAACAGCCTGGACGTGTACTTCTCCACCGCGTCCATACTCCACCTATGCTGTATAAGCGTGGACCGGTACTACGCCATCGTCAGCCCGCTGCAGTACCCGATCACCATGACGCAGCGTACCGTCCTGTATATGCTGCTCAACGTGTGGACGCTACCGGCGCTCATATCGTTCCTTCCGATATTCTTCGGTTGGTACACGACCGCCGAGCACCAGGCGTTCCGCCGCAAGAACCCCATGTCGTGCGTTTTCGTCGTCAACCGGTACTACGCGATCATATCGTCGTCTGTCTCGTTTTGGATACCCGGCGTCGTCATGATCGTCATGTACTACAGGTACCTACgcgatttattgttattattgttgtagtcGTCGCGAATCAAATACTCGGCATCAGTGGTAAAAAATAACGGTCATTTCAAGAATGACGTCAGAAACAGGATCATGTGGGTATGGTTGGGAGGTGGAGAGGaactttgtaattattttttgtaacgaGTAAATTCCGTTGAGATTAaaagttctatattataatgtattatagtggGGTCGATTACAACGCGTATGGATCGAGGTGTAGTGGTGCGCTgaacaatacataataactacACTGGGTGAGTGTTGCAgcataggcacaaatagcgtttgagatttggagAAAGGGTTAAAGCTTTgctgtaataatattgaataggcttaaaaaaaatttgggaaATGTTTGTGTTTGCCTGGAGAAACTTAGCCTCTAAAGCCCCTCCCCCTATTTGTGCCTCTGTGCAGCAGAGATAACAATGCAATGACGTATGTAGTGACTCTGAAGGAtagaataagaaattaaatcaTTAGGGGTAACTGGGTAAGGAAGAAGTGGCGCCGACCTGTAGACAAAATAAGGGAGAATAGGTTGAGATATTGTTCGTTTATATTATGGGAAGAGGAAACTCGGACATGGTGCAGAGAGAGGCTATGGAAATGAACGTGGAAAGAAAGAAAGGGAATAGGATGACCGAAGAATATCCGGATAGACATAATAGTAGCTGTGAGTAAAAGTGGGGTGGTGGACTTCTCTAAAGAGGTGTAGAGCAAGGGTAAGGTATGTAGTTGCAAAGAGCGAAAAAAAGAACaaccagaatattataatatgtttgcaggttggacatattattttgtattgtttttttttctattcaagGCACAAAAACTACTTTCGCACAACGGAGATCGAATAAGCCCATTGCGACTTCGATACTTATTAtgatgtatcataataataaatttgagtaaacataattatttagatcAGCGATATGTCGTGTATATGTGTATTAAAAAACGTAGGTACACATACGAGCACTTATATGCAATATTTTGATGCTATTCGACCTGAAAATCATCCAGAATATTAACCACATATTCGCAAAAAGAGCAATAGGTACGTAAATTTTTGTTaggtaataaatcatatttaagaagtaaatcattaattttcacAAGCACTAGATACTAAAAGAAACAGATACAAAGCAAAGTACAACACAAACTGCAGAACAAAGACGTGATAACAGCATCGACGCAAAAGAGGAAAATGAACAAATACAAATCTTAGcaaaattatatcacaaaaGAAACGAGTAACAATAAACAAAACGGAAACTGAAAAGAAATTGAACagtttaaagttttataaaaatatataaaatttaacatatttcaatgaaaattaaatcaattcacTATATATGTGTTCCAGTCTCTATTTGCAATACATAAGGTATATACTCAAGAGTATAAATGTTTAGGTTTATTTAGGTAGTTGATTATATATGTTTTCCACGaatttatttcgttattttgtttacacaattattatgtatacctataggatATAACGACAATAATAGTGATAttcctaatttaaaaatgatgtgtgCATTTTTTCGGCCAGTGAAATATCTAAACGATTTTTGAATATCATATTTACAGAAGAAAAAGATCtttgaactattatttttaattaatttcaaaaaaatgttaaataaaaaacaataacatttgatttaactaaataatagtaaGAAAAAATGAGTCGGTTGAAAAGCTGAATGGACTACAGTGACGATGTGTGTtagttgttaaataaataaatgataaagaaTAACTTGATGCCactcaataatttcaatattagtatattctatatacataattCAAGTCTGTTCAACATAACTAGTAGAGGTGGtttaaatttttcgttttaaattcaaactattaaatttatatcagaatttttcaatttaattagaaattaaagaatctaaaataattaatacctacgaAGAACAGTTT
It contains:
- the LOC100169402 gene encoding octopamine receptor beta-1R isoform X2; the encoded protein is MDPQMWWYDTGFVPGGAQIAAVVGNSTCGGGVGGGVGVDGDGGGGNNNSSGGVGAVAAGAVGCAIGPDNKTAHTVAGDGTAAIGGGGGDLVGGGGTAEDVAAAVGPVLVIKTVAMCSIILCAVLGNALVVISVVRHRKLRILTNYYVVSLAFADFLVALCAMSFNASVEITGKWMFGYVMCDVWNSLDVYFSTASILHLCCISVDRYYAIVSPLQYPITMTQRTVLYMLLNVWTLPALISFLPIFFGWYTTAEHQAFRRKNPMSCVFVVNRYYAIISSSVSFWIPGVVMIVMYYRIYKEAVRQRQALSRTSSNIILNSIHQHRVQHYSHRLRPPDSENMSNGNGYQIINWYNNYAETPLGADRRYYTYVVYILNVIVRVYCNGKNQTNYILYR
- the LOC100169402 gene encoding octopamine receptor beta-3R isoform X1; its protein translation is MDPQMWWYDTGFVPGGAQIAAVVGNSTCGGGVGGGVGVDGDGGGGNNNSSGGVGAVAAGAVGCAIGPDNKTAHTVAGDGTAAIGGGGGDLVGGGGTAEDVAAAVGPVLVIKTVAMCSIILCAVLGNALVVISVVRHRKLRILTNYYVVSLAFADFLVALCAMSFNASVEITGKWMFGYVMCDVWNSLDVYFSTASILHLCCISVDRYYAIVSPLQYPITMTQRTVLYMLLNVWTLPALISFLPIFFGWYTTAEHQAFRRKNPMSCVFVVNRYYAIISSSVSFWIPGVVMIVMYYRIYKEAVRQRQALSRTSSNIILNSIHQHRVQHYSHRLRPPDSENMSNGNVTTAKTSTSWRTEHKAARTLGIIMGVFLLCWLPFFLWYVISTLCGDPCSFPETLVTVLFWIGYFNSSLNPLIYAYFNRDFREAFKNTLQCVFPCCQSCCPKESDSTAMSYV